A portion of the Cellulophaga algicola DSM 14237 genome contains these proteins:
- a CDS encoding Crp/Fnr family transcriptional regulator, with protein sequence MIYDLLIENITKNREVSKVEAEKFCNFFSAKTISKKEFLLKQGEFCKFEAFVTEGCFRVFSLDKKGNENTLYFAAKDWWLMDIDSFMNHKPSDLNIQALEDSKMLIISQEEKANLYNELPMAEKFFRIMFQKSIVAWQRRVVRNNSLTAKERYNYFTTHYPEIVLKLTDRQMASYLGITHEFLSKIKKQDKMQ encoded by the coding sequence ATGATTTACGATTTATTAATAGAAAACATTACTAAAAACAGAGAAGTGTCGAAGGTAGAAGCTGAAAAATTTTGTAATTTTTTTAGTGCTAAAACTATTTCGAAAAAAGAATTTCTACTCAAGCAAGGAGAGTTTTGCAAATTTGAAGCGTTTGTAACTGAAGGGTGTTTTAGAGTTTTTTCACTAGACAAAAAAGGGAATGAAAACACATTATACTTTGCCGCCAAAGACTGGTGGCTGATGGATATAGACAGTTTTATGAACCACAAACCATCAGATTTAAATATTCAAGCTTTAGAAGACAGCAAGATGTTAATCATCTCTCAAGAAGAAAAAGCCAATCTCTATAATGAATTACCAATGGCTGAGAAATTTTTTCGAATCATGTTCCAAAAATCAATTGTTGCTTGGCAGCGAAGAGTGGTTAGAAACAACAGTTTAACAGCAAAAGAGCGGTACAATTATTTTACGACACATTATCCTGAAATTGTTTTGAAACTTACGGATAGACAAATGGCGAGTTATTTAGGCATTACGCATGAGTTTTTAAGTAAAATAAAAAAACAAGATAAAATGCAATAA